TACCCGTTGTGCCTAAAATTTCCCTTTCTTTCAGGAATTCTTTCAGCTTTTCCTTGTTTATAGATGGATATCTTTTTGAGAAGGTGTAAGCTATCGTTGAAAAGAGATTATCTACTCCATCTGCATCTATATCGCATATCAATTCTCTATCCAGGAATTCTTCTATTTTCATCTCGTTTCAATTAGTCCATAATTTCCACTTGTTTTACAGAAAAGTATGCTTACTTTCTCATTTTCTACATTTTCAAAAACGATGAATTGATGTTCTGTAACTTGTAGCTGCATTACTGCCTCTTCTACTGACATTGGTTTTAAACTGAAGTTCTCCACGATTATTTGTGGTTTTGTTACTGTCTCTGTCTTGCTTGCTGTTATTTTTCTTCTATCTTCGTATCGTTCTTTTAATCTTCTCAGTTGTCTTTCCAATAGTTCGTAAACAAGGTCTATAGAGGTATACATATCCTTGCTTGTTTCTTTTGCTTTGACAATTTCTCCATCTGCATTGAGTTTCACATCTGCAATTTGTCTGTATTTCTCCACACTTAGCGTTACCCATATTTCATTT
The sequence above is drawn from the Deltaproteobacteria bacterium genome and encodes:
- the raiA gene encoding ribosome-associated translation inhibitor RaiA, which produces MNLNITAKNIEVTNALKGYVEKKMSKLEKITDINEIWVTLSVEKYRQIADVKLNADGEIVKAKETSKDMYTSIDLVYELLERQLRRLKERYEDRRKITASKTETVTKPQIIVENFSLKPMSVEEAVMQLQVTEHQFIVFENVENEKVSILFCKTSGNYGLIETR